One window of the Acinetobacter equi genome contains the following:
- the clpS gene encoding ATP-dependent Clp protease adapter ClpS, with protein MRTYKHPICLNEAKQTFAQSGLVDWHLDVRLSQNDDSLHEDGDIAVQTAPPQLKRPPLYVVVLMNDDYTPMDFVIEILQQYFSMNLDQATQVMLTVHYEGKGIAGEYPRDIAETKANQVNNYARSQGHPLLCQIEPKS; from the coding sequence ATGCGTACATATAAACATCCAATTTGCTTAAATGAAGCAAAACAAACATTTGCTCAATCAGGATTAGTTGATTGGCACCTCGATGTTCGTTTAAGTCAAAATGATGACTCATTACATGAAGATGGTGATATTGCAGTTCAAACGGCACCACCACAATTAAAACGTCCACCGTTATATGTTGTTGTTTTAATGAATGATGACTATACACCAATGGACTTTGTTATTGAAATTTTACAACAATATTTCTCAATGAATCTTGACCAAGCGACTCAAGTAATGCTAACTGTACATTATGAAGGGAAAGGTATTGCTGGCGAGTATCCTCGAGATATTGCTGAGACGAAAGCCAATCAAGTCAATAATTACGCTCGTTCTCAAGGACATCCTTTATTATGTCAGATCGAGCCTAAAAGTTAA